Proteins from a single region of bacterium:
- a CDS encoding prepilin-type N-terminal cleavage/methylation domain-containing protein, protein MKMKLSRKNKAGFTLVELMVVAIIVAILAAVAIPLMTGNKKKAMATEAQAALGSIRTAMQVYKAENGNFPTANAGTHPYAIANFTIKTNDLAGKYFADGDYTVQSAAATYTATATGSTGDVNGLTVTLTEAGAWGGTLLQ, encoded by the coding sequence ATGAAGATGAAATTGAGCAGGAAGAATAAAGCGGGTTTTACGTTGGTTGAGTTGATGGTTGTGGCGATTATTGTGGCAATTCTGGCAGCCGTTGCGATCCCGTTGATGACGGGTAATAAGAAAAAAGCGATGGCTACAGAAGCCCAGGCGGCATTGGGATCAATCCGCACGGCGATGCAGGTGTATAAGGCCGAAAATGGTAATTTCCCGACCGCAAACGCTGGCACCCACCCGTATGCCATTGCTAACTTCACCATCAAGACGAATGATCTTGCCGGTAAGTATTTTGCGGATGGCGATTATACCGTGCAGTCGGCTGCCGCTACCTACACAGCAACGGCAACGGGTTCAACAGGTGATGTCAATGGGTTGACGGTAACACTTACTGAGGCCGGAGCCTGGGGTGGAACGCTTCTTCAGTAA